One window of the Camelus ferus isolate YT-003-E chromosome 12, BCGSAC_Cfer_1.0, whole genome shotgun sequence genome contains the following:
- the LOC116667836 gene encoding olfactory receptor 10P1-like → MYFFLCHLSMVEVLYTTDIVPSTLANLASPYPRAISFWGCAAQMYNFIVLGISEGCLLTAMAYDRYVAICRPLHYSTLMSRRACAAMVGISWLVGIITATTHSSLIFTLPFPSRPTIPHFLCDILPVLRLASAGKHRSEISVMTATVVFIMVPFSLIVTSYVCILGAILAMGSTQSHRKVFSTCSSHLLTVSLFFGTASITYIWPQEGSSVTTDRILSLFCTIITPVLNPIIYTLRNKEVTRALRHVVKRQVPSP, encoded by the coding sequence atgtacttcttcctgtgCCACCTCTCCATGGTGGAGGTCCTCTACACCACCGACATCGTGCCCAGCACCCTGGCTAACCTGGCCTCCCCATACCCCCGGGCCATCTCCTTCTGGGGCTGTGCAGCCCAGATGTACAACTTCATTGTCCTGGGCATCTCAGAGGGCTGCCTGCTCACagccatggcctatgaccgctatgttGCCATCTGCCGGCCCCTGCACTACTCCACCCTCATGAGCCGGCGGGCCTGCGCGGCCATGGTGGGCATCTCCTGGCTCGTGGGCATCATCACGGCCACCACGCACTCCTCCCTCATCttcaccctgcctttccccagccgCCCAACCATCCCACACTTCCTCTGCGACATCCTGCCAGTACTGAGGTTGGCCAGTGCTGGGAAGCACAGGAGTGAGATCTCTGTGATGACAGCCACCGTGGTCTTCATCATGGTCCCCTTCTCTCTGATTGTCACCTCTTATGTCTGCATCCTGGGTGCCATCCTGGCAATGGGCTCCACCCAGAGCCACCGCAAGGTCTTCTCCACCTGTTCCTCCCACCTGCTCACAGTCTCCCTCTTCTTTGGAACGGCCAGCATCACTTACATCTGGCCCCAGGAAGGCTCCTCTGTCACCACGGACCGCATCCTCAGCCTCTTCTGCACAATCATCACACCCGTGCTCAACCCCATCATCTACACCCTTCGCAACAAGGAGGTGACAAGGGCCCTGCGGCACGTGGTGAAGAGGCAAGTCCCCTCACCCTGA